The Thunnus albacares chromosome 21, fThuAlb1.1, whole genome shotgun sequence genome window below encodes:
- the LOC122972186 gene encoding myelin-associated glycoprotein-like, whose protein sequence is MRFMAALFTKMLTDNMLLSVFFLTGALAACPHIPHLFITAPLEIEALSGSCLQILCNFSAAPGQTFDGSRTTFGVWIKNDHRFKSYPRNVIFNSSQTVNTYPMNITGNLSQKNCTTLFSSLNTTYTDKYFFRIENGPFSETAVCDPVQITVKDSPLSPKIEISGELKEKESVTITCSAFTPCPHSPPKLTWNLQQDAHNKIEENANRTFTTKIQTTITLSDKHDGYNITCSSSYSVNEGQNAKSAKKKLTLSVSYSPKDTAVVISPTSPGSVGSVVNMTCFCRANPPVVNFTWMMINDGRLELIKYDQQVYSFNVTSSDRDRLYYCGCQNSVDIQFSSGYQLIFEGDEQSGKLVDVHIILKTVGIVILVSTVIIFEWWFRTRRSTNPVKDTVEAVFVNGVMELSS, encoded by the exons ATGAGATTCATGGCAGCCCTGTTTACAAAGATGTTGACAGACAACATGTTACTGAGTGTCTTCTTTCTTACAG GTGCTTTGGCTGCTTGTCCTCATATTCCACACCTCTTCATTACTGCACCGCTGGAGATAGAAGCACTGAGTGGATCTTGTTTGCAAATCCTGTGTAACTTTAGTGCTGCACCGGGACAAACATTTGATGGCAGCAGAACAACCTTTGGAGTGTGGATTAAAAATGACCACAGATTTAAAAGCTATCcaagaaatgtgattttcaaCAGTAGTCAGACAGTTAACACCTATCCAATGAACATTACTGGAAACCTGAGTCAGAAAAACTGCACCACTTTGTTTTCCAGTTTAAACACAACATATACAGACAAATACTTCTTCAGAATTGAGAACGGACCATTCAGCGAAACAGCTGTTTGTGATCCTGTTCAAATAACAGTCAAAG ATTCTCCTCTGAGCCCCAAAATTGAAATCTCAGGTgagctgaaggagaaggagTCTGTCACTATAACCTGCTCAGCTTTCACTCCCTGTCCACACTCCCCTCCTAAACTCACCTGGAATCTCCAACAAGACGCTCATAACAAAATAGAGGAAAATGCAAATCGAACCTTCACGACTAAAATCCAGACGACCATCACTCTGTCTGACAAGCACGACGGATACAACATCACCTGTTCTTCCAGCTACTCTGTGAATGAAGGACAAAATGCTAAGTcagcaaagaaaaaactgaCTCTCAGTGTTTCAT ATTCTCCCAAGGACACTGCGGTGGTCATCAGTCCCACTAGTCCAGGGTCAGTTGGCAGCGTGGTGAACATGACTTGCTTCTGCAGAGCAAACCCTCCTGTTGTTAACTTTACCTGGATGATGATCAATGATGGCAGATTGGAGCTGATCAAATATGATCAGCAggtttacagctttaatgtgacCAGCAGTGATCGAGACAGGTTGTACTATTGTGGATGTCAAAATTCAGTGGATATACAATTCTCATCTGGATATCAGTTAATATTTGAAG GAGATGAACAGTCTGGGAAATTGGTTGATGTCCACATTATACTGAAGACTGTGGGAATTGTGATACTGGTCAGTACAGTGATCATCTTTGAGTG GTGGTTCAGAACAAGACGCTCCACCAATCCAGTGAAG